From a single Ignavibacteria bacterium genomic region:
- a CDS encoding creatininase family protein produces MSFAQTSQERLSTKYEELTSPDFKKAVEKSEMTCIIPMGILEKHGPHLPLGTDMLDVREIVSRAAQKEYTIIFPQYYFGQIFEAKHQPGTIAYSSSLVWNILQETCDELSRNGIKKIILVSGHGGNTYFLRYFCQAQLEKRKDYAVILFTPSENPEVAEKVKKLRKTTNDGHAGETETSEMLVTNGSLVHLDQAKSQNGDDQKRLKDLPDSFSGIWWYARFPNHYAGDGSFASRELGELLVNNEVDQLTRLIQNVKKNSSILELQKQFFDESENPQKTGLH; encoded by the coding sequence ATGTCTTTTGCACAGACTTCCCAGGAAAGGCTTTCCACAAAGTACGAGGAGCTCACATCGCCGGATTTTAAGAAAGCCGTGGAAAAATCTGAGATGACCTGCATCATACCGATGGGAATTCTTGAGAAGCACGGACCCCATCTTCCCCTGGGCACCGACATGCTGGACGTAAGGGAAATTGTCTCTCGCGCAGCCCAAAAGGAATACACTATTATTTTCCCGCAGTACTATTTCGGACAGATATTTGAAGCCAAACACCAGCCGGGCACAATTGCCTACAGCTCAAGCCTTGTATGGAATATTCTTCAGGAAACCTGCGATGAGCTTTCACGCAACGGCATAAAGAAAATTATACTAGTAAGCGGCCACGGCGGCAACACTTACTTTCTCAGATACTTCTGCCAGGCACAACTTGAAAAAAGAAAAGATTATGCCGTTATACTTTTCACCCCGTCTGAAAACCCGGAAGTGGCAGAAAAAGTTAAAAAGCTCCGCAAGACAACAAATGACGGACACGCAGGTGAGACGGAAACTTCCGAAATGCTCGTTACAAACGGATCACTTGTCCACCTCGATCAGGCCAAAAGCCAGAACGGGGACGATCAGAAACGCCTGAAGGACCTTCCGGATTCTTTTTCAGGTATATGGTGGTATGCCCGTTTCCCCAATCACTACGCTGGCGACGGAAGCTTTGCCTCGAGGGAATTAGGCGAACTGCTGGTTAATAACGAAGTGGACCAGCTTACAAGACTCATTCAGAATGTAAAAAAGAATAGCAGCATACTGGAACTCCAGAAGCAGTTCTTTGATGAATCTGAAAACCCGCAGAAGACCGGGCTTCATTAA
- a CDS encoding DUF4082 domain-containing protein, translating to MKGSFQRFRIFTLFVLAFSFVLLSAWNVKAQYTIFSGQVPASSGTDDNYELGTKFTSSHLAEVTAIRFYKMAGETGAHTGKIWSNSGQRLAEVTFSSESSSGWQTAALSSPLRIEPGTKYVVSVNANTEYPITQNGFITAVSNGFLTGEMGVFNVTREEYPADTYNSSSYFVDITASPLDQVFTTQVPTADPFTGEGDLELGLKFTTSTAAKVKYIRYYKVAGETGEHTGNLWAMNGSKLASVSFTGETNAGWQYARLNDEVYLEAGTTYVVSVNSNVAYGAMPHALESPVTNGVLTAPSGNNGIYNETPGVFPSTFFDSPNYFRDIVVVPLYTPQAPVNPSPTNEMTGVSIEPVLSWQAVAGVTSYTLQLAEDAGFTANLRTFTSITSNSFAIAGLSNGKSYYWRVKGVNDIVEGNWSSTFKFTTIAHTDVVLSYPKGGVRLFNDKPQFTWYVPAGGTGWKYDLIYSTDQNFASYVTIGNLTQNQYTLEGLQAGRTYYWKIRLKTAAGAVVGYSAKESFISFGEALKPVASWPVGNATVYSLSQDLYWYLNGASTGLTYALEMREGAPTALTNNATNTGINDTHYKVTGLLSGKQYSWHVKSISASGESSWSDPVSFKTAAAEKVVVPVASWPIGYPVVYTLTPSLNWYLGAASDGLTFDVEIVEGLQTSFTNSPTFYGIASLSVVTNPLMPGKDYKWQVRSFDGVNYSGWSKPATFKVAGTIGNAPVVPNPSWPVKGALVYSTETTLSWYTGTVSTGLKYDVEYGQGALTGAPTKSDISDLSVEITGLEAGKPYNWRVRSTSPLGISGWSKTETFKTASNAPIAKSPVLSWPVKGVTVYTNSPVLSWFLNSPSEGLTYELKYSTSSSMTGAVIFDGITETKYELKNLTPGATYYWQVRSYDGTVYSSPSATGSFVVFAGNAAVVPLAGSPVEGVQTGSLSPVLSWFIPASGDVESYIVEYSKKSDMSEPVSIEVQNNSVALDKLSAESSYYWRVRSLNSKGEKSAFSETASFSTSSATGVEKKEGAVPSEFALGQNFPNPFNPATIIEFSLARDGFYSLEVYNILGEKVQSIMQGNMKAGSYKVNFNAKDLMSGIYFYRLTGSGLMMVKKMMLVK from the coding sequence ATGAAAGGATCATTTCAGCGATTTCGGATCTTTACTCTGTTCGTTTTAGCTTTTTCATTTGTTCTGTTATCTGCCTGGAACGTTAAAGCCCAGTACACGATCTTCAGCGGCCAGGTACCCGCTTCTTCAGGGACTGATGACAATTATGAGCTGGGTACAAAGTTCACCTCTTCGCACCTGGCGGAGGTTACAGCCATCCGTTTCTACAAAATGGCTGGAGAGACCGGAGCGCACACAGGCAAGATCTGGTCAAATTCAGGTCAAAGACTTGCAGAAGTTACTTTTTCTTCAGAATCATCTTCAGGCTGGCAGACAGCAGCCCTTTCTTCACCATTAAGAATCGAGCCCGGTACGAAGTATGTTGTATCAGTCAATGCCAACACGGAATATCCTATTACACAGAACGGATTTATTACTGCCGTTTCAAACGGATTTCTGACGGGTGAGATGGGTGTATTTAACGTGACGCGGGAAGAATACCCGGCAGACACTTACAACAGTTCCAGTTACTTTGTTGACATTACTGCCTCTCCGCTGGATCAGGTATTTACCACTCAGGTGCCAACAGCAGATCCATTTACCGGGGAAGGGGATCTTGAGCTGGGGCTTAAATTCACTACCTCAACAGCAGCCAAAGTCAAGTATATCAGATACTATAAAGTTGCCGGTGAGACAGGTGAGCACACGGGAAATCTATGGGCAATGAACGGAAGTAAACTTGCATCGGTCAGCTTTACAGGCGAGACAAATGCCGGATGGCAGTATGCCAGGCTGAATGATGAGGTTTATCTTGAAGCCGGAACTACTTATGTGGTTTCTGTAAATTCAAACGTGGCTTATGGTGCCATGCCGCATGCATTGGAATCGCCGGTAACCAACGGCGTTTTAACTGCCCCGTCAGGGAATAACGGGATTTATAATGAAACACCGGGAGTGTTTCCCTCGACATTCTTCGACAGTCCCAACTATTTCAGGGATATTGTAGTTGTTCCCTTGTACACCCCTCAGGCACCTGTAAATCCTTCTCCTACAAATGAAATGACGGGTGTATCAATTGAACCGGTTTTAAGCTGGCAGGCTGTTGCGGGAGTTACTTCATATACTCTCCAGCTAGCAGAAGATGCCGGCTTTACTGCTAACCTCAGAACCTTTACTAGCATTACTTCCAATTCTTTTGCCATAGCAGGACTTTCAAACGGCAAATCCTATTACTGGCGTGTAAAGGGAGTTAATGATATTGTGGAAGGGAACTGGTCTTCCACTTTTAAGTTTACTACGATTGCCCATACTGATGTAGTCCTTTCCTATCCCAAGGGAGGAGTAAGGCTATTTAATGATAAGCCGCAATTTACGTGGTACGTACCTGCGGGGGGAACAGGCTGGAAATATGACCTCATATATTCCACAGACCAGAATTTCGCCTCTTATGTTACTATCGGCAATCTTACACAAAACCAGTATACGCTTGAAGGCCTTCAGGCAGGAAGAACCTACTACTGGAAAATAAGGCTTAAAACCGCTGCGGGAGCTGTTGTGGGATATTCCGCAAAAGAAAGCTTTATTTCTTTCGGAGAGGCTTTGAAACCTGTAGCTTCCTGGCCCGTCGGGAATGCAACGGTGTACTCATTGTCGCAGGACCTCTACTGGTATCTTAACGGTGCATCCACAGGGCTGACGTATGCTCTCGAAATGAGAGAGGGTGCTCCAACAGCGCTTACAAATAATGCTACAAATACAGGAATAAATGACACACACTATAAGGTTACAGGACTTCTATCAGGCAAACAGTACTCATGGCATGTAAAGTCCATATCAGCTTCAGGCGAATCCTCATGGTCTGATCCTGTGAGCTTTAAGACTGCAGCCGCAGAAAAAGTTGTTGTCCCTGTTGCGTCCTGGCCGATTGGTTACCCGGTCGTTTACACTTTGACCCCAAGCCTCAACTGGTACCTTGGTGCGGCATCCGACGGGTTAACCTTTGATGTGGAAATTGTTGAAGGCCTGCAAACGAGCTTTACAAATTCCCCGACATTCTACGGCATAGCATCACTTTCCGTTGTAACCAATCCTCTTATGCCGGGAAAGGACTATAAGTGGCAGGTGAGATCCTTTGACGGAGTAAATTACTCCGGGTGGTCCAAACCCGCAACATTTAAGGTCGCAGGTACAATAGGCAATGCTCCTGTTGTTCCCAATCCGTCATGGCCTGTAAAGGGCGCTCTGGTTTATTCTACTGAAACAACTCTCAGCTGGTACACAGGAACAGTTTCCACAGGACTGAAATATGACGTGGAGTACGGACAGGGCGCGCTGACAGGAGCACCAACCAAATCAGATATTTCAGACTTGTCCGTTGAAATAACAGGGCTTGAAGCCGGAAAGCCCTATAACTGGAGAGTCCGGTCTACAAGTCCACTCGGGATTTCAGGCTGGTCTAAGACTGAAACCTTCAAGACTGCAAGCAATGCCCCTATAGCTAAGAGCCCGGTACTCTCATGGCCTGTAAAAGGGGTAACGGTATATACTAATTCACCTGTACTTTCCTGGTTCTTAAATTCCCCGTCTGAGGGATTGACGTATGAATTGAAATATTCCACTTCTTCCTCAATGACAGGAGCAGTTATTTTTGATGGAATTACAGAGACAAAGTACGAGCTGAAAAATCTGACTCCGGGGGCAACATACTACTGGCAGGTTCGTTCTTATGACGGTACAGTTTATTCGTCTCCTTCTGCAACGGGCAGCTTTGTTGTATTTGCAGGCAACGCCGCAGTTGTACCTCTTGCGGGCAGTCCTGTTGAAGGTGTTCAGACCGGAAGCCTTTCGCCGGTGCTTTCGTGGTTTATACCGGCTTCGGGTGACGTAGAAAGTTATATAGTAGAATACTCGAAGAAGTCCGATATGTCGGAGCCTGTGAGCATTGAAGTTCAGAATAATTCTGTCGCTCTTGATAAGTTATCTGCAGAAAGCTCTTACTACTGGCGCGTACGCTCATTGAATTCAAAGGGTGAAAAGTCGGCATTCTCGGAAACCGCCAGCTTCAGCACCAGTTCCGCTACAGGAGTTGAAAAGAAAGAAGGGGCTGTGCCTTCTGAATTTGCTTTGGGGCAGAATTTCCCGAATCCTTTCAATCCTGCCACAATAATTGAATTCAGCCTTGCAAGGGACGGCTTCTACAGCCTTGAAGTCTACAACATTCTTGGCGAGAAGGTGCAATCCATAATGCAGGGGAATATGAAAGCCGGCAGCTATAAGGTTAATTTCAATGCCAAAGACCTTATGTCGGGCATTTACTTCTACAGGCTTACAGGAAGCGGCCTTATGATGGTTAAAAAGATGATGCTCGTGAAGTAA
- a CDS encoding S9 family peptidase, with protein MHLRFTAILSALVLCLVLAFPIKAQEKTDNLKDYKEYLDKKFQDLDHRIDEMEKAIDDVLWYDKVSDVANIDKVYIVGPPSNHVKNPTAMGANNPLKFWCYVFIPQKLDRSRKYPLIILPHGGVHANFTTYHTHIIREMVSQGYIVAAPEYRGSTGYGKSFYEKIDYGGLEIDDNHAARDYMVENYDIVDKDRVGIVGWSHGGLITLMDIFQHPDDYQAAFAGVPVSDLVARMGYYDDEYRKEFSAEFHLGKTANEDVQEYRKRSPVNYAEKLKTPLLIHTNTNDDDVNVLEVESMIRALKAEGKKFEYEIFKDAPGGHSFDRIDTKLARETRMKIYSFLARYLKPPHPFRSTRDLEVVAYK; from the coding sequence ATGCATTTAAGATTTACAGCTATTCTTTCTGCCTTAGTCTTGTGCCTCGTCTTAGCTTTCCCCATAAAGGCACAGGAAAAGACAGATAACCTTAAAGACTATAAGGAATATTTGGATAAGAAATTTCAGGACCTCGATCACAGGATCGATGAAATGGAGAAAGCCATTGACGACGTGCTCTGGTACGACAAGGTAAGTGACGTGGCTAACATCGACAAGGTTTATATTGTGGGCCCTCCCTCAAACCACGTAAAGAACCCTACAGCCATGGGCGCCAACAACCCGCTGAAGTTCTGGTGCTACGTTTTTATACCACAGAAACTTGACCGCAGCAGAAAGTATCCTCTTATTATCCTGCCTCACGGAGGAGTCCATGCAAACTTCACAACTTACCACACGCACATAATCCGCGAGATGGTTTCCCAAGGCTACATAGTTGCCGCCCCCGAATACCGCGGAAGCACGGGATACGGCAAAAGCTTTTATGAGAAAATTGATTACGGCGGACTTGAAATTGACGACAACCACGCTGCACGCGACTATATGGTTGAAAACTACGACATAGTCGATAAAGACCGCGTTGGAATTGTGGGCTGGAGCCACGGCGGACTGATCACACTCATGGATATTTTCCAGCACCCCGACGACTATCAGGCGGCATTTGCCGGCGTACCGGTTAGCGACCTCGTAGCCCGCATGGGTTATTACGACGACGAGTACCGCAAGGAATTCTCGGCTGAGTTTCACCTGGGCAAAACTGCCAACGAGGACGTTCAGGAATACAGGAAACGCTCACCCGTTAACTATGCCGAAAAGCTTAAGACTCCGCTCCTCATTCACACAAATACCAATGACGACGACGTTAACGTGCTTGAAGTGGAAAGCATGATTAGGGCCCTTAAGGCTGAAGGCAAAAAATTTGAATACGAGATCTTTAAGGATGCCCCCGGCGGCCACAGCTTCGACCGCATAGATACGAAGCTTGCCAGGGAAACACGCATGAAAATTTACTCCTTCCTGGCGCGCTATCTTAAACCTCCGCACCCGTTCAGGTCAACCCGGGATCTTGAAGTAGTTGCATATAAATAA
- a CDS encoding family 43 glycosylhydrolase — protein MKIKLHLTFLLLSALFSAVSCAETPSGLPDTTAYFTNPVVEDGADPWVIQYNGYYYYCFSDSGRIYVSRSKHLQDIGKAVPAPVWTPEEGKEYSKELWAPELHNINGKWYIYVAADNGDNYNHRIYVLEGSSQDPQSAFSLKARLRAPTDKWAIDGTVLTMDDGSLYFIWSGWQGDENVAQNIYIAPMSNPWTITGERVLISRPELPWELHGRPLINEGPEILRHNGRIFIIYSASGSWTDDYCLGELDYGGGGVMKKESWHKKTSPVFKSTENVFGPGHASFTKSPDGKEDWIVYHAAKKKGSGWDRNVRIQKFSWNNDGSPDFGSPVAEGVKIPVPSDK, from the coding sequence ATGAAAATTAAATTACACTTAACTTTCCTCCTCCTCTCAGCCCTTTTTTCTGCTGTCTCCTGCGCTGAGACTCCATCTGGTTTGCCCGATACCACCGCTTACTTTACAAATCCTGTTGTGGAAGACGGTGCCGATCCGTGGGTCATTCAATATAATGGATACTATTACTACTGCTTCAGCGACAGCGGGAGAATATACGTTTCCAGATCAAAGCATCTGCAGGATATAGGCAAAGCCGTACCCGCGCCTGTGTGGACGCCTGAGGAAGGGAAGGAATATTCAAAAGAGCTCTGGGCGCCTGAGCTTCACAATATTAACGGCAAATGGTATATCTATGTTGCCGCAGATAATGGCGATAACTATAACCACCGTATCTATGTCCTGGAAGGATCATCCCAAGACCCGCAGTCTGCTTTTTCGCTTAAAGCACGCCTTAGGGCTCCTACAGACAAATGGGCAATTGACGGCACTGTGCTCACAATGGACGACGGCAGCCTTTATTTTATCTGGTCGGGCTGGCAGGGCGATGAAAACGTTGCACAGAATATTTACATCGCTCCAATGAGCAATCCCTGGACTATCACGGGCGAAAGAGTTCTTATCTCCAGACCCGAACTTCCGTGGGAGCTGCACGGCAGACCGCTAATAAATGAAGGCCCGGAAATCCTGAGGCACAACGGACGGATATTTATAATCTATTCAGCCAGCGGAAGCTGGACCGACGATTACTGCCTGGGTGAATTAGACTACGGCGGGGGCGGCGTAATGAAAAAAGAATCTTGGCACAAGAAAACGTCTCCCGTATTTAAGTCAACGGAAAATGTCTTCGGCCCCGGTCATGCATCATTTACAAAATCGCCTGACGGGAAAGAAGACTGGATAGTTTACCATGCGGCTAAAAAGAAGGGCTCGGGCTGGGACAGGAATGTAAGGATACAGAAATTCTCCTGGAATAATGATGGCTCCCCTGATTTCGGAAGCCCCGTAGCCGAAGGAGTCAAAATTCCGGTGCCTTCGGATAAATAA
- a CDS encoding serine hydrolase yields MQTCRRIFLLILLTASIAASQKLSKSDKAYIDSIMNATYKPSAPGAVVLAAKDGKVLFRKAYGMASLELKVKQTPEFLFPLGSIVKQFTSVSILKLCREGKISLQDDVRKFIPDYNTHGRRVTIENLLTHTSGIMSLYERPDYMSLRKSDFKPDSLIKLFQDQDLYFEPGTNWNYSNSGFTLLGIIIEKVSGMSFSEYLGKNIFTPLGMTNTFIASSDSVIPGLVPYYKSSGKGAFKPGPYFSFSSLFAAGDIISCCDDMLKWDEALYTGEIVNKEWLKKAWTSFTLPDGEKTNYGYGWALGEYKGMHFIQHDGIAGYLSDAIRVPEKHLFVFIASNNGSISPNDAANKIALRLLGMKPEKALNLDNKALREYSGTFEVRRPAGNDFRYASKEKVYRSITLSGDSLISECRFEGKYRLIPSEKDIFLFERTDTKLQFLRNEKGKIKAVRIFSEPVNYGPDELETLSEVTVSEKK; encoded by the coding sequence ATGCAGACCTGCCGCAGGATATTTCTTCTGATTTTACTGACCGCTTCAATAGCTGCGTCACAAAAGCTGTCAAAGTCCGATAAGGCTTATATCGACAGCATTATGAATGCCACCTATAAACCCTCGGCCCCGGGCGCCGTTGTGCTCGCGGCAAAAGACGGGAAGGTGCTTTTCCGCAAGGCGTACGGTATGGCAAGCCTGGAGCTCAAGGTAAAACAGACCCCGGAATTCCTCTTCCCCCTGGGCTCGATTGTAAAGCAGTTTACATCTGTCAGCATACTGAAGCTCTGCCGGGAGGGAAAAATTTCTCTTCAGGATGATGTAAGAAAATTCATCCCCGATTATAACACCCATGGCCGCAGAGTAACAATTGAAAACCTTCTTACGCACACAAGCGGCATAATGAGCCTTTATGAAAGGCCGGACTATATGAGCCTGAGGAAGAGTGACTTTAAGCCGGATAGCCTGATAAAACTTTTCCAGGATCAGGATCTGTACTTTGAACCCGGAACAAACTGGAACTACTCAAATTCCGGATTTACACTCCTGGGCATCATAATAGAGAAAGTCTCGGGCATGAGCTTCAGTGAGTACCTCGGGAAAAATATATTCACTCCTCTAGGCATGACAAACACCTTTATCGCCTCATCTGACAGCGTTATTCCGGGGCTGGTCCCATACTATAAATCCAGCGGCAAAGGCGCCTTTAAGCCGGGGCCATATTTCAGCTTCAGTTCATTGTTTGCCGCAGGGGACATCATCTCCTGCTGTGACGACATGCTGAAGTGGGATGAGGCGCTTTATACCGGGGAAATAGTGAATAAGGAATGGCTTAAGAAAGCCTGGACTTCATTTACACTTCCCGATGGAGAGAAAACCAACTACGGATACGGCTGGGCGCTGGGCGAATATAAAGGGATGCATTTTATTCAGCACGACGGGATTGCGGGCTACCTTTCAGACGCCATAAGGGTTCCTGAAAAGCATCTGTTCGTCTTTATCGCCTCAAATAACGGTTCCATAAGTCCCAACGATGCGGCAAACAAAATTGCATTAAGACTCCTGGGCATGAAGCCTGAGAAGGCTCTTAATTTGGATAATAAAGCTTTAAGGGAATATTCCGGCACTTTCGAAGTCAGGCGCCCGGCAGGAAATGATTTCCGATACGCTTCAAAAGAAAAAGTATACCGCAGCATAACCCTCAGCGGGGATTCTCTCATTTCCGAATGCAGGTTTGAAGGGAAGTACAGGCTAATCCCGTCAGAGAAGGACATCTTTCTTTTTGAAAGGACGGATACAAAACTGCAGTTTTTGAGAAATGAAAAGGGGAAGATAAAAGCCGTAAGAATATTTAGTGAGCCCGTAAATTACGGACCCGATGAGCTTGAAACGCTTTCTGAAGTGACGGTTTCGGAAAAGAAGTAA
- a CDS encoding DUF3078 domain-containing protein — MFFIFAISCTVFAQKVNDSLLYKWIPKGAAGINVSQIALSQWAQGGDNAITWILNGELGLNYYTKTYSFLNNFKLAYGRTKLGESDYRTNDNELYLENVYSYFVGWAIEPYVSNTIRTAVSTGYNYKVTPFVKTADFFDPGFVTQSAGFAYTRNKTVTTRFGLAFQETFTNRYRQYTDDAGTMDKAEAFKFETGLESVTDLETDLGENMLYKSSLRLFTRFKNLDVWDVRWDNTVAAQINKFFTVKLNVLTLYEKALSPKTQLKEMLLLGFTYTFF; from the coding sequence TTGTTTTTTATTTTCGCCATTTCATGCACTGTCTTTGCACAGAAAGTGAATGATTCCCTGCTTTACAAATGGATACCCAAAGGTGCTGCGGGAATTAATGTAAGCCAGATAGCTCTAAGCCAGTGGGCGCAGGGAGGGGATAATGCAATTACCTGGATCCTTAACGGAGAACTGGGGCTGAACTATTATACAAAAACTTACTCATTCCTGAATAACTTCAAACTAGCCTACGGCAGAACCAAATTGGGAGAGAGTGACTACAGGACAAACGACAATGAGCTCTATCTTGAGAACGTGTACTCATACTTTGTGGGCTGGGCCATTGAGCCTTATGTAAGCAACACTATCAGGACGGCAGTAAGCACGGGGTATAATTATAAGGTTACTCCATTTGTTAAGACTGCAGACTTTTTTGACCCCGGTTTCGTAACGCAAAGTGCGGGCTTTGCATATACGAGAAACAAAACTGTTACAACAAGGTTTGGCCTTGCATTCCAGGAAACCTTTACAAATAGATACCGGCAGTACACGGATGATGCCGGGACAATGGATAAAGCTGAAGCCTTCAAGTTTGAAACGGGTCTTGAATCGGTAACTGACCTGGAAACAGATCTGGGCGAAAATATGCTGTATAAAAGCAGCCTCAGGCTATTCACGCGTTTTAAGAACCTGGACGTGTGGGATGTAAGATGGGACAACACCGTGGCGGCACAGATAAATAAATTCTTTACCGTTAAGCTGAATGTTCTGACGCTCTATGAAAAAGCCCTCTCACCCAAAACCCAGCTGAAAGAAATGCTGCTATTGGGATTTACGTATACGTTCTTCTGA
- a CDS encoding DJ-1/PfpI family protein, protein MSVKKILMIVGDFVEDYEVMVPYQMLLMVGHQVHTVCPNKKPGDTVKTAIHDFIGDQTYAELPGHRFKINADFNEILPEKYDALVLPGGRAPEYLRLNNRVLDMVSHFSKENKPIAAICHGPQILAAADALKGKKMISYPAVGPECKIAGAEYGDISPDADNAVTDGNLVTAPAWPAHPEWIKQFLKVLGTKIEP, encoded by the coding sequence ATGTCTGTTAAAAAGATTCTCATGATTGTTGGTGATTTCGTTGAAGATTATGAAGTAATGGTGCCTTACCAGATGCTTTTAATGGTAGGCCATCAGGTCCACACAGTCTGCCCTAATAAAAAACCTGGCGATACGGTAAAAACAGCCATACATGATTTTATCGGCGACCAGACCTACGCGGAACTCCCGGGGCACAGGTTTAAGATCAATGCTGACTTTAATGAGATACTGCCCGAAAAGTATGACGCGCTGGTTCTGCCGGGCGGCAGGGCTCCTGAATACCTGAGGCTCAATAACAGGGTGCTCGACATGGTAAGTCACTTTTCAAAGGAGAATAAGCCTATTGCCGCAATCTGTCACGGCCCGCAGATCCTTGCAGCAGCAGACGCGCTTAAGGGTAAAAAGATGATCTCTTACCCGGCAGTAGGGCCCGAATGTAAAATTGCCGGAGCCGAGTATGGCGACATAAGTCCCGATGCCGACAATGCAGTTACAGACGGCAACCTTGTAACCGCCCCGGCCTGGCCCGCGCACCCCGAATGGATAAAGCAGTTCCTGAAAGTACTCGGGACAAAAATAGAACCGTAA